A genomic segment from Halanaerobiales bacterium encodes:
- a CDS encoding CDP-glycerol glycerophosphotransferase family protein has product EIYNEFQISKNHKVITLMPGSRKSEIDRLAPVLFEVAEKLQKDNKNYQFILPLAPGIEKDYIADMASKYNLILKIVRDSSYDIMKISDFLLTASGTATLEALIMETPMIVLYETGWSTYKIGKKIMKTDYIAMPNIIAGTEVVPEFIQDEIDVKNIYDKTKFFLNKDYLLTDKKKKLKIIKDKLGEKGAVKKTAELVLEVGGLN; this is encoded by the coding sequence AGAGATTTATAATGAATTTCAAATTAGCAAAAATCATAAAGTTATTACTCTTATGCCAGGAAGTAGAAAATCGGAAATTGATCGTCTTGCTCCGGTTCTTTTTGAAGTTGCTGAAAAATTGCAAAAAGACAATAAAAATTACCAATTTATCTTACCACTTGCCCCAGGAATAGAAAAAGATTATATAGCAGATATGGCCTCAAAGTATAATTTGATTTTAAAAATAGTAAGAGATTCTTCATATGATATTATGAAAATTTCAGATTTTTTATTAACTGCTTCGGGAACAGCTACCTTAGAAGCTTTAATTATGGAAACACCAATGATTGTTCTCTATGAAACAGGTTGGAGTACTTATAAGATAGGGAAAAAGATTATGAAAACTGATTATATAGCAATGCCTAATATTATTGCTGGAACAGAAGTTGTACCTGAGTTTATACAGGATGAAATAGATGTTAAAAATATATATGATAAAACTAAATTTTTTTTGAATAAAGATTATTTACTTACAGATAAAAAAAAGAAGCTAAAGATTATTAAAGATAAATTAGGTGAAAAAGGAGCAGTAAAGAAAACAGCAGAGTTAGTTCTTGAGGTAGGTGGACTTAATTGA